agataaacTGATCTCAGCCTTGCGTGGATGTTCTATTCCAAACTTGCCAATGTACAATTTTTGTTCTCCATGTTTATTAGCAGACACTTCTATGTAGAATGGCTTGCATGCATCTGCCTGAATATTGTAGTCCCCAAGGAAAGATGTGGCGACAGAAGCACTAATGTGCGTTCCAAAACACTGAGATTTCATCTGGTCTTTTGTCACTGCACTTAATAATATGACAGGTTGCCCttcacttttgatttcaaaggaTACAGCTTTGTTTCTGAAGGTGCTTCGGTCATATTTTCCAGCCATCATGAAAGAGGCTGGTTCAGATGGTGTCTTTTTGAACAGAACGTCAAATCCAAATGTATGGCGTGCATGAGCAATTACTACTGTTAAGACAGGGTTGGCTCTCAAAACCTGAAACAGATCAGAAGAATTGTTAGTCATTTACTTCTTAAATTTTAAATGATTATATGAATCTGTTTACAGAATCACATCATACTGTTGGCATACTAACCCTTGCAGAGAGCTTGGCCTCTATTTTTGTTGAATCTTCAGTAAGAGGAATAGAAGTTACAGTTCCTGTGAGTTTATCAGCTGAATCAGGAAGTATATCGATTTCTAGTCTTCCCTGCAGTCCTGCACCCTCATTTGTTACTTCAAACATAACTGTTTTATCCCTGGGGAAATGAGGGTGACATAAACATACGTTCCACTGAAGTTTATCTGGGGAGCTCATGGTCCCTTCAATTGAAGAGGCAAGGAGCTGTATTTCATACTTGTCGTCACTTCTGCTCTTATCAGGGTAGAAGTGAATCCTAGCAGAAGTTGGTGAAACATCGCCTTCAGCATGTATTCTGCGCTCGGGTGTGTGAATCCAAATGGTATGTATGTTATCTGGGTAGTTTTCGTAAGTGGAATGGTAAAGATGTCTCCCCTCACCACCAAGTTCATATGCAGCCAAGGCAGAAGGAGAACCACCTTCACCAACCACTACTCCCCTCACTTTCCTCAAGAGTTCAGCCAGTCCAGTGAAGTCTGTTTTGACTTCGAAGAACCTTAGTCCCTGTCCTCGGTCGTGAAGTAAAGTCTTCCACAGGAAGAATTCAGGCGGTGATGTTGCAGCAGATTTAGCCTCGGCAGAGAAGGAGTTTCTCTCGGCCAAAATTTTGATCTCTGTATCTACTGGGTGGGTACCTGGAACTGATGCAGCTACCTGTATTGAGTTTACAAAAAGAATGTGATTATCCAGGGATGTGTattggtatatatagtataaaatatttcATCATGGTTTGTTAGGTAGCACTTtttgtattcacaaatattaaaagaccAAAATTTCCTTTAATGGGGATTTGCTATGCCTCTAGAATCATTTACAGCCGGGGggaattataatttatatgtgtgtCTGCCCTAGATAGCCGAACAGTCAGAGTTGACTGTCTGTCACTGTAACTACATCAAAGGACCAAGTTCGGATCATGGCAGGGTCAGATGCCCGATGCCCGTGTCAGATATAACTTCCCTTAGGTGTAAGTTATTTTAAAGGTATGCTAATATTGGTTAGTTCAATCAATTTGTTTTAATACTTGTTGTATTTTCCAAAAACAATCCTTAGAAATGTCAGATGATGTGCTGTAAGGTTAGGTTTAGTTTAGTTATCCAGGTTATCAGTAGTCATAGGTAATTCTCTAATATTCTCAGTCATTTTGTGGATGGTGATTAGTTTTATGAATCCTTGATCGACTCACCTTAGTTGTTACTTCTCTCCTTGTTGAATCAGCTGTAGACTTCACTCCCACTTTAAATTCAGACTCACCACGCTGGGACGTTTTCCACATAAATTCTGACCTGACGTCAAAATTATTATATCCACCTGAGTGGCTCAGGTCAATGAAGTTGGTGATTTTGTAGTCATTGTCTTCCCAGCTCTTATATCTCATACGTGAATCCATCTTAAAGCCAGATCCActtctgtctctcttcaggtcACCGTCAAGAATGAGGGTTTTTCCTTCTGCGTTGGTCAGTCTGAGTTTTAATTCATTGTCACTGTGGGTTGGGTGCGTAATGTGTTCTGCATTGACGTCGAGATGTGCGTTGTAAATCTTGCCTTTATGGTTCACAACTGACCTAAAGTGAGAATAGAAACCATATGGTTACACAGTTTCATAAGATGGCATCCTTATTATAGTTTTATAAGAAGATACATGTCGTTCCCTAAAGAATCTATTCTTGGACGCTGCATTAAAATATACCAAAACAAACTAACATATACTAACTCAATGGAATATCGCTGGGAATGTGATGGATTTCTAGTCAGTTTAGAGTCAACGGCGAGTTTCTGACTTGGGTCTTGATCTGCATCCCAGAGTACTTCAAACTTTGCTTTTTTCTCAGTGTAGATGACATCCAAATTGGCCTTGACTCGCTGGGGTCTTTCGAGGTGGAGCCAATTGTCAGTTCTTATTTCGATTTGATTCTCTTTGGCTACAACGTGAACTATGTGCTTTATGAAGCGCTGGGCATCAAACCGGAATATCATGTGATTCTCGTGAGGGTTTCGGGTTTCCACCTTCCATTCTACTAGTAACATAGATTCACGTTGATTAGCTACGTCAAAGAGTATCATGATCTTTTCATGGGTGAATTCAATCTTGGTGTTCCATTTGAAAGGCTCTCGGTTGAGAACCTTGACTTGTAAGGAGTTCTCAATGTTGAGATCCAGCGGTTGAAGTTTCAAGCGGCATGGGCCAGTTACCTCTAAGGCCTTATGCTCACCATGTAAAAGAGATGCATGTAAGTCATATTCATAGTTTCCCCTTGGTCTTAGAAGCCCTCTTAGTTGAACAGGACTTGTCATCGCTGGAATATCAACCTGTCGACAAATTCATCCATATTTTTTCGGTTATTGTTCTGTCTTTAAAAAGTGAGGcttgaataataaatatttgattcATATTTTACAATATACAACGCTGAAGTTTAAAATGCAATGTTTTTCAGAGGATTAGATCTTACCAAAATGATCACTCTGTGATTTCTGTCTTGATGTGATAACATAGCCTCAAAGTTCATGTGGTGGTTTGATCCAGCGTAAGGCAATATTTTCAATTCAATTCCAGTCTTGGTTATGCCATAGAAGAACTTCTGGTCGATCTTGAAGCCTGACGTCCCTAGTTTAACTGAATAAATGGGTGAATTAAAGAAGCTGTGTTACATAACATAGTCAGTGATCTGAAATTGAAGTAAATTGCTTGTAGATCCATGTCAGAAAAGTGGTGTTTAAGAGAGCAATTTCGGTACAAAGTTTAAAACAAAGCTGAGTTCTTTTCCTGGAAAATGTAACGTGAATTTCATAGATATGGCCAAATGTATCATTATTTGCATACAGTACAGATTGCGCAATACTTACAGTCAATTCTATTCTGCTGGGAGTAGTCGCGACCCATGCTTCCAGTGGTTAAATGTGTTCCAGTATATTTAATGATTTCATTTTCTCTGTGACGTAAGTGGAAGGCTGTCGTGACCTCACTAGACTCCGGACTGTCACCACCGGGACGCACGTGAGAACTTAGCTTCCATCCAGCAGCACCTAACTGCAGCTCTAGTCTTCGCAATTTCTTCACCTCAGTCACAGCATCAGTTATAGTAAAGTCAACTGCATTAGGTGAATTCATATCGACAGCAGCTTGGAAAAGAAAGATTCCATATCAAGTAATATTCTAATTATATCTGATGTCAAGAGAAATTTCTGAACTTTCATTGGCTCTTTTCTGTTGTTTGTGAATATGGGTTATTGTTTAAAATTATTCGCATTCAACTGTTCACATTTTCTGTTGGCAGACACAATGAGTTTTCTCCATTGCAAATTCTTTCATTGAGTAACTTTGAGCAAATATTCTTGTGTTTATGAATGAATAGTATTACAGAGAGCAGAGGTGCTAGTGTGCGTGATGGTCCGTAGTACTGAAATTTAGGTGAGTTGTTTCATTGTTGTTGCTGAGTATTGTTTTTTAATAGACTTTAGATATGCATAGAGCAATTCCACATATACCATTAAAGGTTTTCCAAGAATTGCATTAAGACAATGGTAAACAGAAGAATTGTATTTGCTCGTTACTTTAAAGCCTCAGAAATTTGTCATTGATACGTCAATTTGGTAACTGTGCAAATTCAGAATTATCAAGGAAAAGTAACTTACCTTCGAAATTTAGATCAATAACATTGACCATAGCATTATGCGTCTTCATGAGGACAGATGCAGCGAAATAGGGATGACCTTTTGTTAACAGGGTGGTATAAGAAATGATTTTACTTGTTGGAGGAAATGATCTGCTTTGACTTGCGAATACTGTGAGATCAGTAAAACTCTTAGAAGAGGAAACCATGCTTTTGCGTTCTATCCTGATTCCTTGAGATAATGTTCTAGCGTTTGACTTGTACTCTCCAAATACCTCCAGATCGCTGTGAGATTCGTCATCATTTAAGGTGACCCAGACTCCTCCACTGAGACTTGTCCCTGTGAAAACTGCCTTAATATCACAGGCGTTCCCATGTTTCGTGTAGGAAATCACAGCGTCGGTCTTTCTGGGAGTAGATAATCCTTTTGTCTCAATATTTACATTTAGCTCCTTATTTCCAGAATTATCATGAATTGCAGCTTTTATTTTGTAGCCTTTCAATGAAGGATCAGTCTTTTCAATGTGGAGTTTTACAACTGATTTAGCCCCGAGGGGAAGACCATTGTTATGGAAGATATCGGGGACATCCATGTTGTAACAAAGCTTAAAACCAAGTATTGACTCCCCCTCACTTGTGCAGGATGCTTTTCTGATTCTGTCATCTCGGATTGATCCCGGAATAATCACGTGTTCTGGGGAACCTCTCACACCTCTCATGAGGTAAGTCTCACTTTGTGCTTGGACCAGGTCCATATTTTCGGGAAGGTCAATATGGACTTCGTATCCACCGCGTGCTGCGTTCTGGAAACTTACTCCCATTccactattgagagagagagaattcttcattTGAAGACCCGTTTTTGCAAAGAAGCAGTCGAAGCCTATGAATCCATTAGCTTCTACAGACAATCCAGGTGTCATTTTAAGGTGGTTTCTTTCACCAATGGACCCTGAGAGAAGCTGCTTCATGTCTAGTTTACCTTCCATTGTCGTTCCAAGAATTGCTGTCTTAGTAAATTTCATCCTGAGGGGTGTTCCATGACCCGTTGGCAAATAGTAGTCCAAATCTACTTGATTCATGTGGGAATAACCTTGTTTGCCATTTATTTCCATTGCAAGAATCTCATTGAATTTGTTCATCAAATAATCAAAAACTCGTTGAAAGTCCATGTATTCAAGATTATTGTGAATAAATTTGTAGCCTATATCTTGGCCCATAATGTTAGCATATAACTCAATATAAGGATCCCAGGAAGTTCCTGCTTCATAAACCTTTCGAAGCATTTTGCCAACATCTGATAATTCCGTCTCTCGTCTGTGTAGCATTTTCCTGAAAATGCCTCCCAGACTAAATTCACTTCTCTTCCCAGAAGAATGTCGGTAACCTTCGAGGAACAATGAGGCCGGACCAAATATGTCCCTGATCAATTCGTCCAGTCCTACGAGACGGGCACCCGCCTGACCCAAATGGAATGTTTGACCATATAGCATTGAAGTTAAGTTAAAATCAACAGAACGAGGAACAAAAGATCCAGGTCCATAGATGAGATTAGTCTCAATCCCACCGCCTAGTCCAAGAGCAGGTGCGTAGAAAGTTGTGTCGATGTTGCTGGAGTATCTTCGGAAGTCTTGGCTGTGGTTGCTTGGAATAACCAGGTCTTTCACCAGATATCTCAGATGTTTCTTTTCTGGATTAGTTGATTTTTGCAAGTTCACCATGTGGCTTAATACAAATGATCGAActgaaaaacaagtaaacaatgttATATAGACTGTTTTAAACTAATGCTGAAGCTATGAAGCCAGGGTGCTAATGATCAAACTGACAAATATCATATTGCTGTTTGAGACTTATGTGAAAACTAGGCAATTCACATTTATGTTCTtatataatttaacttccttattGGATTGAAGTTACCttgtgtgttttcttcttttggaATCTTGGATATTATTTCTTCAACATCTTCCTTTTCAGCACAGCGTATAGCAGTCAGATATGATGCAATTCGAACTTCATCTTTCATTTTGTGGTCAACAGCTATTTTTATGAGATTTAAAGTAACCTGAAAATTCACAAATAATTTAATGTATAGGAAACTGTAGACTTctaatttctttcagttttcaatcTGTCAAATTAACACACGCAAATTATTACTTACGTGTCGCTGGCACTTAGCATTTCTGAAAGATCTGGCTGCAGCTACACGAACACTGCTGTCAACTCCTTTCGTTTCAATACATTTGAGGGCTGAGGCAGACACTTCTGGAGTCATGACACCTATGTTGCCAAGTGCTTCGAGTGTTTTGAAGGGAGCGTTGATGCCAGGAAAATCAACGTGAGGGGTACATTGGTGCTGCAGTTTACTGTTCAGGACATTGATAATGTCTGCCACTTCTGTTCTCCTGTGACATTCTGGATGGTGACGACAGAAGGTGTTGACCATGGTAGCAGCAGAAAGCAAAACATTTGGAAAGTTTTTGTTACTGTCGAATAATCTTTTTAGCTCCTTAAGAGACTGAGGGTTAGGATGATGCGTGTTGTAGAGGGCCGAAGCATAGAGCTCAGTTCTTTTCGGGGATGTACCTTTTAGTAGTTCATCTACAATTATTTTCACAGAACCAGACTCATAAGTATGGCCAATGGCGTTTAGGAACAGAGTCTCAAGCCTCTTTTTAAAGGGACATAGCTGGCCTTCGCGAATTTTCCCTAAAACTTGTGGAAGCTCGTTGTCTGGGACACGCTTCATAACCTGAATAATTTTAGACATTACTGAGGCGCTGTCATGTTCAAAGGTCTCTCtggtcttttcacataattctTTCAGCTTTTCTTCCAGCACTGTAATGGAAGAGGCGTGCTTCTGCAGTGGTCGATGATCAAAGAGCAGGGTGCCATAGTCATATTCTCCCCGGATGGTGGAGAGAGATTCTGGTGCATCTTGACTTTCAGAAACAAAACGAAGTGTTGATTCCTGATTTGCTTCTATGTGTTTATATGCTCCAACAGAAGGTCTTAAGACTGCCTTGTTTCTACACATGATGCTCGAGTAGATACCATTGGTAATTTCTTGCTTGCATGTCGACCATGATCTTTCTATAGGAACTGGAGCTTTTAGCCAAATCTTATTAGTTTCTGCTGGTGTGACATATTGGTCCGAGCACTGGCGGTGATCCTTCTGCTTCGTGACAACTACCTTATCGCTCTGTCTCTCTACTGTGTACTTAGTAAGGCAGCGGCCAGAAAGATCTGTCTGTTGAAAGAGAATAGACATTCTTGTGAGATGGGAGTCCTTTCTCTGATAATAATGTATGTAATTCTAGGAAGTAGAATAATTCCAAGATCACAAGTGGTTTTCCAGCCAGGTGATCCCATGCTGACCCAAAAACCACCTGACCTATGATATAAGTAACCTGTGAACCTCAAGAACCCAACACCTAATGTAGAAAGGTGTTCAGTTAAGCCTAATTCCTGATCAGTTTGGTGCTGCAATTTTAATCAGTTATTAGAAGTTACAGTAAATCTAACTGTGAGTGGAACTGAAGTCACTTTCTGAAGTGCCCAAAGAAAGTCACTTGCAAATCATGAGTAGAGAACCCATGAGCTAGAAGTTTATTCTGTACTGttgaataaatatgttatattccaGGCTGTTCCTTGATGTTTCcagaattttataattatttcagaAACCAGGGGAAATATGTTCAGTATAACTGAGATTCTGCCTTTGTagataaatatgcaaataatatGATTTCTTTGGTAACATAAAGATAACATGATGAACCACAGCACTTGGAGTTTTCAAGTTAAGATTGAAGGATACTTAGAAGTATGGGGTTTTGTTATGCACCAAACAACATAGGTTCTGAAAAGTTCAAGTGGAAAAaagaatatagaataaataagactgatataaaaaaaaacaatattagaaggctaaaaatatattttaaaaattacctgAATGCTGTAATCTTGTTAACACAAAGTCTGCTTAACTCCAGCTAGAAATATGACGTACTGTTGCTGCACTTTTAAAGctttcatgtacgtacatgcattttttttaatgtatgctaGATTTTATTATATAGTTGTAGCTCAGGACATTGTCGCTCAAGAACATCTCTACCTAGAACATTCTTCCTTGGTTCTAAAACCAAGGCAGCCAGAGTGTGGGTGGACCTTGTATTGGTGATACGCACCTCGGTGAAGTTGACGCCTGAGCTGACGGGACTTAGAGTGGGTAACAGATTCTGGAAGGCTGTCGCAACACCCTTTTTCAAGTTGATTGCCCAGGGCTCGTCTGAAGGGTGGCTGCACACCCTCTGCACTCTTCCATCAGTGACAGCCACCACCAAGGGGTACTTGGTGAGGAAATTGTTCTCATCACTGTGGGCTGTAGAGAGACAGACAGCATTAGTATCTCAGTACTAGATGGTGCTTGCTTCCTGTAGTGTattcccccctaaaaaaaatctttgacgCACTGTATTGTCCAATGTTTAAAGTTACACAAAACTTGCAGGAGCAAAGAATATTCTTAAAACAGGTTCTGGAAGTCCAAAAACATGTGATTCAGCTCACGGTTTGGACCGTGAACCTCTGATCACTGACTGAAAAAGACTTACGAGCTTTGCCATCCACGTTGACGTCTTTGAAAGAGATGGCCATCTCACAGGGGTTGAGCCAGGAGAGGAGGACCGTTTTCTTCCAGTGGGATTCCGTCACGGCGCCTTCGACTCCTTTCAACTCCACGCGGGAGTTCCCGGAGTACTGGTAGACATAGGTTTTGTCTGTCAGGTACCTCAACTTGGTCCAATCGGTGATGGGACACTCCCTCGCGCACACGGGAACAGAGCTAGGCCATGGTGCTGTCAAAG
This is a stretch of genomic DNA from Macrobrachium nipponense isolate FS-2020 chromosome 38, ASM1510439v2, whole genome shotgun sequence. It encodes these proteins:
- the LOC135209580 gene encoding vitellogenin-like, which gives rise to MRYYGPQVFLFLCWLVGAAFAAPWPSSVPVCARECPITDWTKLRYLTDKTYVYQYSGNSRVELKGVEGAVTESHWKKTVLLSWLNPCEMAISFKDVNVDGKAPHSDENNFLTKYPLVVAVTDGRVQRVCSHPSDEPWAINLKKGVATAFQNLLPTLSPVSSGVNFTETDLSGRCLTKYTVERQSDKVVVTKQKDHRQCSDQYVTPAETNKIWLKAPVPIERSWSTCKQEITNGIYSSIMCRNKAVLRPSVGAYKHIEANQESTLRFVSESQDAPESLSTIRGEYDYGTLLFDHRPLQKHASSITVLEEKLKELCEKTRETFEHDSASVMSKIIQVMKRVPDNELPQVLGKIREGQLCPFKKRLETLFLNAIGHTYESGSVKIIVDELLKGTSPKRTELYASALYNTHHPNPQSLKELKRLFDSNKNFPNVLLSAATMVNTFCRHHPECHRRTEVADIINVLNSKLQHQCTPHVDFPGINAPFKTLEALGNIGVMTPEVSASALKCIETKGVDSSVRVAAARSFRNAKCQRHVTLNLIKIAVDHKMKDEVRIASYLTAIRCAEKEDVEEIISKIPKEENTQVRSFVLSHMVNLQKSTNPEKKHLRYLVKDLVIPSNHSQDFRRYSSNIDTTFYAPALGLGGGIETNLIYGPGSFVPRSVDFNLTSMLYGQTFHLGQAGARLVGLDELIRDIFGPASLFLEGYRHSSGKRSEFSLGGIFRKMLHRRETELSDVGKMLRKVYEAGTSWDPYIELYANIMGQDIGYKFIHNNLEYMDFQRVFDYLMNKFNEILAMEINGKQGYSHMNQVDLDYYLPTGHGTPLRMKFTKTAILGTTMEGKLDMKQLLSGSIGERNHLKMTPGLSVEANGFIGFDCFFAKTGLQMKNSLSLNSGMGVSFQNAARGGYEVHIDLPENMDLVQAQSETYLMRGVRGSPEHVIIPGSIRDDRIRKASCTSEGESILGFKLCYNMDVPDIFHNNGLPLGAKSVVKLHIEKTDPSLKGYKIKAAIHDNSGNKELNVNIETKGLSTPRKTDAVISYTKHGNACDIKAVFTGTSLSGGVWVTLNDDESHSDLEVFGEYKSNARTLSQGIRIERKSMVSSSKSFTDLTVFASQSRSFPPTSKIISYTTLLTKGHPYFAASVLMKTHNAMVNVIDLNFEAAVDMNSPNAVDFTITDAVTEVKKLRRLELQLGAAGWKLSSHVRPGGDSPESSEVTTAFHLRHRENEIIKYTGTHLTTGSMGRDYSQQNRIDFKLGTSGFKIDQKFFYGITKTGIELKILPYAGSNHHMNFEAMLSHQDRNHRVIILVDIPAMTSPVQLRGLLRPRGNYEYDLHASLLHGEHKALEVTGPCRLKLQPLDLNIENSLQVKVLNREPFKWNTKIEFTHEKIMILFDVANQRESMLLVEWKVETRNPHENHMIFRFDAQRFIKHIVHVVAKENQIEIRTDNWLHLERPQRVKANLDVIYTEKKAKFEVLWDADQDPSQKLAVDSKLTRNPSHSQRYSIESVVNHKGKIYNAHLDVNAEHITHPTHSDNELKLRLTNAEGKTLILDGDLKRDRSGSGFKMDSRMRYKSWEDNDYKITNFIDLSHSGGYNNFDVRSEFMWKTSQRGESEFKVGVKSTADSTRREVTTKVAASVPGTHPVDTEIKILAERNSFSAEAKSAATSPPEFFLWKTLLHDRGQGLRFFEVKTDFTGLAELLRKVRGVVVGEGGSPSALAAYELGGEGRHLYHSTYENYPDNIHTIWIHTPERRIHAEGDVSPTSARIHFYPDKSRSDDKYEIQLLASSIEGTMSSPDKLQWNVCLCHPHFPRDKTVMFEVTNEGAGLQGRLEIDILPDSADKLTGTVTSIPLTEDSTKIEAKLSARVLRANPVLTVVIAHARHTFGFDVLFKKTPSEPASFMMAGKYDRSTFRNKAVSFEIKSEGQPVILLSAVTKDQMKSQCFGTHISASVATSFLGDYNIQADACKPFYIEVSANKHGEQKLYIGKFGIEHPRKAEISLSTEDKGAPENRKAFLARLMLASPTMIRLEIDYKPEETHTLLNYLRDNANTVTTSLQSWVQMVKEALQEAARAKNIQFPSPELSKEWQIIVQEAAAIFYDVRDNKIDHVVMKIKNLLTSPALAYVANEQYIAWIKMAEVQRSFTKEVSRAILNMMSVFKDAYFPVIRGLKGLAHMMRTAEVPEFILNLRREFEESWPYQKVQAELSILEEKYPTQYRSLQEVWIQLRRELLVDLEKLRVKFLTIPPVVNLINWVATDMREDHMANFAADSIVSRVLQETVYLTVRNHPGYMEIEIPVREKLYSLSQLLQEAWPYPSRTIQNLIWNYDTYMIQPVRKLIQIAYSPGIGHLRRYLPPFNGTAMLIGNNEVLTFDGVRFRIPKTPCDIKLVDAMRTRLFFKHQVHERYPTVTVSHRIRSTLYTVIIHPDFKVTLNGQNVGEHSEMRGLVIENTQDHVRVTTTYLSLYMPKNMRILEVQASGWGFGVTAGVLGTFDGERGNEWIMPTGAVANTVQEFVTSWQEDHSCQTPAIEPVDVPVSRMVSCHTFLGMRSRCNPLVDPGPFIQMCREAENLCEPVKAYRHLCSERGILEPYPQPC